A window from Entomoplasma freundtii encodes these proteins:
- the tilS gene encoding tRNA lysidine(34) synthetase TilS has protein sequence MLKVDPKKGYIVGVSGGPDSVYMLNELVKKKIPNLVIAHVNYHYRDDSDLDQQLVEELAKKHHIPYRILEINSEIYKTPIGNFEAWARTIRYDFFANTAKEFGYDTVMIAHNHNDHIETFLLQKERNNLVNHYGIAPKTIYGDFKVERPILTLNKSQILQRLEKQKIPYRLDSTNVDKKFARNRIRATLNEEDFPLYDQEIKIANQNLAKEMKAVYHYLKTNQVGDTLKITPLWTQLSSTLKTRILYVFLQSQNKNPAQNRKRSLLQEVSRRLDKSSKNFWTILVDDYYLMRDYDLLRLIPKVRLDPRKITIKVDEDLYLVEEFPNGYELFEAIKKDGFRFPYTITNDYQEFKDKLWIGKKTVKNYFNSLKTPYLTRYTNGLLYRRGSNKVLNQGHEKANKQTNEYGKIIRIIKRGE, from the coding sequence ATGCTTAAAGTTGATCCAAAAAAAGGTTATATCGTGGGTGTATCTGGGGGACCAGATAGCGTTTATATGCTAAATGAATTGGTCAAAAAGAAGATTCCTAATCTGGTTATTGCTCATGTTAACTATCATTATCGCGATGACAGTGATTTAGACCAACAGTTAGTCGAAGAGTTGGCAAAAAAACACCACATTCCATACCGAATTTTAGAAATTAATTCGGAAATTTATAAGACCCCAATTGGCAATTTTGAAGCATGAGCTCGCACCATCCGTTATGATTTTTTTGCGAATACTGCCAAAGAGTTTGGCTATGATACTGTGATGATTGCCCACAATCATAATGACCACATTGAAACATTTCTTTTGCAAAAGGAACGTAACAATTTAGTCAACCATTATGGAATCGCCCCAAAAACAATTTATGGTGATTTCAAAGTGGAAAGACCAATTTTAACTTTGAATAAGAGTCAAATTTTGCAAAGACTTGAAAAACAAAAAATCCCTTATCGGTTAGATTCCACAAATGTTGATAAAAAGTTTGCCCGAAATCGAATTCGCGCAACTCTCAATGAGGAAGACTTTCCACTTTATGACCAGGAAATTAAAATTGCCAACCAAAATTTAGCAAAAGAAATGAAAGCAGTTTATCATTATCTCAAAACAAACCAAGTTGGTGATACCTTAAAAATTACTCCTCTTTGAACACAATTAAGTTCTACGCTAAAAACAAGAATCCTTTATGTTTTTTTGCAAAGTCAAAACAAGAATCCGGCACAAAATCGCAAACGAAGTTTACTCCAAGAAGTATCGCGAAGACTTGATAAAAGTTCTAAAAATTTCTGAACAATCCTAGTTGATGACTATTATCTGATGCGTGATTATGATTTACTCCGTTTAATTCCTAAGGTTCGTTTAGACCCCCGAAAAATCACTATCAAAGTTGATGAAGATTTATACTTGGTTGAAGAGTTTCCTAACGGTTATGAATTGTTTGAGGCCATTAAAAAAGATGGTTTCCGCTTCCCTTATACAATTACCAACGATTACCAAGAATTTAAAGATAAATTATGAATTGGCAAGAAGACGGTCAAAAATTACTTCAATAGTCTTAAAACCCCGTATCTAACGCGTTATACGAATGGTTTATTATATCGTCGAGGCTCTAATAAAGTGCTAAATCAAGGGCATGAAAAGGCCAACAAACAAACAAATGAATATGGTAAAATTATAAGGATTATAAAAAGAGGTGAATAA
- a CDS encoding tRNA1(Val) (adenine(37)-N6)-methyltransferase translates to MKILNTILNYSNRTLYQETEMFSFTLDSILVARFLNLNSRRKRIVDFGTNNAIIPLIISKYTEAEIVGLEIHPEAVALARENVELNHLEKQISIVETDIKDYAQVHNQEFDVVICNPPFFKMEGKPKLKEQPQKIQARHEVLITLEEIIASAAKVLKNGGVLTMVHRAERTSEILLLLERYRFTPKRMQFVYSKAGQKAKTLLIDAVLNGKEGNDILPPLIAHQDDESYTPELLAMFRD, encoded by the coding sequence ATGAAAATTCTTAATACCATTTTAAATTATTCTAACCGCACCCTCTATCAAGAGACAGAGATGTTTAGTTTCACCCTTGATAGCATTTTGGTGGCGCGTTTTTTAAATCTTAATTCCCGTCGGAAAAGAATTGTGGACTTTGGAACCAATAATGCTATCATTCCGCTTATTATTAGCAAATATACTGAAGCAGAAATTGTAGGCTTGGAAATTCATCCCGAGGCAGTCGCTTTAGCACGTGAAAATGTGGAGTTAAACCATTTGGAAAAACAAATTTCTATTGTTGAAACTGATATTAAAGATTATGCTCAAGTTCATAATCAGGAGTTTGATGTGGTTATTTGTAACCCCCCATTTTTTAAAATGGAGGGAAAACCAAAACTGAAAGAGCAACCCCAAAAAATTCAGGCTAGGCATGAAGTTTTGATTACATTAGAAGAAATTATTGCTAGTGCAGCCAAAGTTTTGAAAAATGGTGGAGTTTTAACGATGGTTCACCGAGCCGAACGAACTAGTGAAATTTTATTACTTTTAGAACGCTACCGTTTCACGCCAAAAAGAATGCAATTTGTTTATTCTAAGGCTGGACAAAAAGCTAAAACACTTTTAATTGATGCAGTTTTAAACGGCAAAGAGGGTAATGATATTTTACCCCCTTTAATTGCTCATCAAGATGATGAAAGCTATACACCAGAATTACTAGCAATGTTTCGTGACTAG
- the tmk gene encoding dTMP kinase — protein sequence MFITIEGVDGSGKTTAIKKVAEKLEKAGYEVLLTREPGGEKISEQIRHLILADQSEGMDPWTEALLYLAARREHLSKVIIPALKANKIVISDRFMDSTSAYQGHGRGLGLEAVDTIQRVVVGDYVPNLTIYFDLDPQEAQRRLKTATKTKNRFDLEKKEFKDLVREGYQKLLQKYPDRFRVVDANQSLDNVEDQISRLIFEALENANHPVSSKTN from the coding sequence ATGTTTATTACAATTGAGGGTGTTGATGGAAGCGGCAAAACAACGGCGATTAAAAAAGTAGCAGAAAAATTAGAAAAAGCGGGCTACGAAGTACTGCTTACTCGCGAACCGGGTGGAGAGAAAATATCTGAGCAAATTCGTCACCTAATTCTAGCTGACCAAAGTGAAGGAATGGATCCGTGAACAGAAGCGCTATTATACCTAGCAGCCCGTCGTGAACATCTGAGCAAAGTGATTATTCCTGCTTTAAAAGCAAATAAAATTGTGATTTCAGATCGCTTTATGGATTCCACAAGTGCTTATCAAGGCCATGGTAGAGGTCTTGGCCTTGAAGCAGTTGACACAATTCAAAGAGTTGTTGTTGGTGATTACGTTCCTAACCTGACCATTTATTTTGATTTAGACCCTCAGGAAGCGCAACGTCGCTTGAAAACAGCCACAAAAACCAAGAACCGTTTTGATTTAGAAAAAAAGGAATTTAAAGATTTGGTTCGTGAAGGCTACCAAAAACTGTTGCAGAAATACCCAGACCGATTCCGTGTGGTTGATGCAAATCAATCACTTGACAATGTGGAAGACCAAATTAGTAGATTAATTTTTGAAGCGTTAGAAAATGCAAATCATCCAGTTTCTTCAAAAACAAATTAG
- the recR gene encoding recombination mediator RecR: MKIEIDEIISNLSKFKGLTKKNSERLVVDLIEHPDKVEALQREIRKVQTLFHICPICYGLTINEQCEICANPSRNQKIVCVVSSIMDMLNIEKFQKYKGVYAVLGGEINVQKGMTPDKLAIDSLLHRLKTGDEVILALNATFEGEVTANYIAKLLQTKKVKITRIAKGIPMGGMIDYMDEATLESALINRKKVEED; this comes from the coding sequence ATGAAAATAGAAATTGACGAAATTATTAGTAATCTCTCGAAATTTAAAGGCTTAACGAAAAAGAACAGCGAACGTTTAGTAGTTGATCTAATCGAACACCCCGATAAGGTAGAGGCGCTCCAAAGAGAAATTCGAAAAGTCCAAACACTTTTCCACATTTGCCCAATTTGTTATGGTTTAACCATAAATGAACAATGCGAAATTTGTGCTAATCCTTCGCGAAACCAAAAAATTGTTTGTGTTGTTTCGTCAATAATGGACATGTTGAATATCGAGAAATTTCAAAAATATAAAGGCGTTTACGCAGTTCTAGGAGGCGAAATTAACGTTCAAAAGGGGATGACTCCAGATAAGTTAGCCATTGATTCCCTATTACATCGCTTAAAAACGGGTGATGAAGTTATTTTGGCTCTAAATGCGACCTTTGAAGGAGAAGTGACGGCCAATTACATTGCTAAACTCTTGCAAACCAAAAAAGTCAAGATAACTAGAATCGCTAAAGGTATCCCAATGGGTGGAATGATAGATTACATGGATGAGGCAACTCTTGAAAGTGCTTTAATAAATCGTAAAAAAGTGGAGGAAGATTAA
- the dnaX gene encoding DNA polymerase III subunit gamma/tau, translating into MLKNKSSLYRSYRPDTFSEVAGHKNVITILQNEVKNNAFPHALLFTGQKGTGKTSLARIFAKAINCEKPVEGNPCNDCLNCQLSNQGQTANIFEIDAASNNGVDEIRNIKENVSILPLGGRYKVYIIDEVHMLSKGAFNALLKTLEEPPKHALFILATTEFAKLPATIISRCQAFNLQKIDQTSLINRLNFVAENEGFVLEGKAAQEIYFLSEGSLRDALNYLEQLMIISDHELTLENLQKLFYLAPLSEKLQLIQDLLNNRFQTVIEYFETVEARGLDFNQFTLSLMIILKEIIEYKITNDSRFLTYLEANELLGWPSDIDGYFAIADCLAEAYKKSQGSGLNFNYLLISLLKLNSVKPQLTATETIKIAPSKLSQKVVNEAEYVTPTLTMIRNEKLATASSISMTTNKTITNAMALNTLVAPDGQARKEITKLLDQCFAINQNDQLIDPSKAREMIAWCDGKIIAVSDCEILIRFEKIWATNYLQHCLQDDVYIAKLSEFFGKNYKVYPIDETQFTLLKKDFAFKNKAKTLPIHHHDFEEVKTFKSDDLDNNEIGFETLVKQTLGEDCEIEG; encoded by the coding sequence ATGTTAAAAAATAAAAGTTCACTTTACCGTTCATATCGACCCGACACTTTTTCAGAGGTAGCAGGTCATAAAAATGTGATTACTATTTTACAAAATGAAGTAAAAAATAATGCTTTTCCTCATGCCCTATTATTCACTGGTCAAAAAGGGACAGGTAAAACATCCTTAGCAAGAATCTTCGCTAAAGCTATTAACTGTGAGAAACCAGTAGAAGGCAACCCTTGTAATGACTGCCTAAATTGTCAACTAAGTAATCAAGGTCAGACTGCAAATATTTTCGAAATTGATGCAGCTTCGAATAACGGAGTTGATGAAATTCGTAACATTAAAGAAAATGTGTCGATTTTACCATTAGGTGGTCGATATAAGGTTTACATCATCGACGAAGTCCACATGTTAAGTAAAGGTGCTTTCAATGCTCTTTTAAAGACTTTGGAAGAACCACCAAAGCATGCCTTGTTTATCTTAGCAACGACTGAATTTGCTAAACTTCCTGCCACCATTATTTCTCGATGTCAAGCTTTTAATTTACAAAAGATTGATCAAACCTCACTAATCAATCGTTTGAATTTTGTCGCGGAAAATGAAGGTTTTGTTTTAGAAGGCAAAGCAGCCCAAGAAATTTACTTCCTAAGTGAAGGATCATTACGTGATGCCCTCAATTACCTTGAACAATTAATGATTATTAGTGATCATGAGTTAACTCTAGAAAATTTACAAAAGCTTTTCTATCTAGCTCCTTTATCAGAAAAATTGCAATTAATCCAAGACCTTTTAAACAATCGTTTTCAAACCGTTATTGAGTACTTTGAAACTGTCGAAGCCCGCGGGTTAGACTTTAACCAATTTACTTTAAGCTTGATGATTATTTTAAAAGAAATTATTGAATATAAAATAACCAACGACTCAAGATTTTTAACTTATTTGGAAGCAAATGAATTACTTGGTTGGCCATCAGATATCGATGGTTATTTTGCTATTGCTGATTGTTTGGCTGAAGCTTATAAGAAGTCTCAAGGAAGTGGGCTAAATTTTAATTATTTGCTTATTAGTCTTTTAAAACTAAACTCAGTAAAGCCTCAACTTACTGCTACCGAAACAATAAAGATTGCCCCTTCAAAACTATCACAAAAAGTCGTTAATGAAGCGGAGTATGTAACTCCTACTTTAACAATGATAAGAAACGAAAAGCTAGCCACAGCATCAAGTATCTCGATGACAACCAATAAAACGATCACCAATGCAATGGCTCTAAATACATTAGTGGCTCCTGATGGTCAAGCCCGCAAAGAAATTACCAAACTATTAGACCAATGCTTTGCAATAAACCAAAACGACCAACTTATTGACCCAAGTAAAGCTCGTGAGATGATAGCTTGATGTGATGGAAAAATTATCGCTGTAAGTGATTGCGAAATTTTAATTCGATTTGAAAAAATTTGGGCAACTAATTACTTGCAACATTGCTTACAAGATGATGTTTACATAGCAAAACTAAGTGAATTTTTTGGCAAGAATTATAAGGTTTACCCCATTGATGAAACTCAATTCACGTTACTAAAAAAGGATTTTGCCTTTAAAAATAAGGCAAAAACATTACCAATTCACCATCATGATTTTGAGGAGGTAAAGACTTTTAAAAGTGATGATTTAGATAATAATGAGATTGGTTTTGAAACCTTAGTCAAGCAAACTCTCGGCGAAGACTGTGAGATAGAAGGCTAA
- a CDS encoding nucleoside deaminase, producing MEDQYFETLMKALKNTEKSEDVPVSSLILDPQGNVASIGWNTRQANWEISNHAEINALNNLTTKIKSLNLDQYTLLTTLEPCQMCYGAIKQTKIKQIKYLVTSDKYGIHNHFSINDISPKLQKNSTPEQERQYQEILETFFKKLRHPENNN from the coding sequence ATGGAAGATCAATACTTCGAAACCTTAATGAAAGCTTTAAAAAATACCGAAAAGAGCGAAGATGTTCCGGTATCTAGTCTCATTTTAGACCCACAAGGAAATGTGGCTAGCATTGGGTGAAATACTCGTCAAGCTAATTGAGAGATTTCAAATCATGCGGAAATTAATGCTCTAAATAATTTAACTACCAAAATAAAATCATTAAACTTAGACCAATACACTTTATTAACGACCTTAGAGCCGTGCCAAATGTGTTACGGGGCCATCAAACAAACAAAAATTAAGCAAATTAAGTATCTTGTTACGAGTGACAAGTATGGAATTCATAATCATTTTAGTATTAATGATATCAGCCCTAAATTGCAAAAGAATAGCACCCCAGAGCAAGAACGGCAATACCAAGAAATTTTAGAAACCTTTTTTAAAAAGCTTCGTCATCCAGAGAACAATAATTAG
- a CDS encoding GIY-YIG nuclease family protein, with translation MIKLMVAILLFVLIIILIASFFSVRNYLLNKKRKEFRDHELSLAVKNLCSHLDQQVINNLRPIFPGDPISRQSGIYCFWIQDGDYEGQYFIPIYVGKTNNFQARFRSHYKKIRIIYDEPHVKGFELKYYKICDYLKFYKLRPENIRFSVLEVISDSRNWELMAKREEYWMHKLGADTRGFNQLHALGFGSHPKDIDENDFFKYRSYNTRWVNKKPT, from the coding sequence ATGATTAAACTAATGGTAGCAATTCTTTTATTCGTTTTGATTATCATTCTTATTGCTAGTTTTTTCAGTGTCCGCAACTATCTATTAAACAAGAAACGAAAAGAATTTAGAGATCACGAACTATCATTAGCCGTCAAGAATTTGTGCTCCCACTTAGATCAACAAGTCATTAATAATTTGCGTCCGATTTTTCCAGGAGACCCAATAAGTAGGCAAAGTGGGATTTATTGTTTTTGAATCCAAGATGGTGACTATGAAGGCCAATATTTTATTCCTATTTATGTTGGAAAAACAAACAATTTTCAAGCCAGGTTCAGATCTCATTATAAGAAAATAAGAATAATTTATGATGAACCTCATGTCAAAGGGTTTGAATTAAAATATTATAAAATTTGCGATTATCTAAAATTTTATAAATTGAGACCCGAAAATATCCGTTTTTCAGTACTAGAAGTGATTAGTGATTCTAGGAATTGGGAGTTAATGGCAAAAAGGGAAGAATATTGAATGCATAAGTTAGGGGCCGATACACGTGGCTTTAACCAACTTCACGCCTTAGGTTTTGGTTCTCATCCTAAAGATATTGATGAAAACGATTTCTTTAAATACCGGTCATATAATACGCGATGAGTAAATAAGAAACCCACTTAA
- a CDS encoding type II toxin-antitoxin system death-on-curing family toxin: MIIYESQNIESLNFQNIRVYFDESLVKILINVVEAAHSLAQTVTSERGVYGEKGKGAVEATINSLVQKWSYATTPLTALDLSAELLYSFLTRHKFHNGNKRTALLTAIIFLEVCGFFIKIDPRKGYLKDWEHYVIKIVEDTKNLSEEEQISEIVKWFEKQILLSFTVS, translated from the coding sequence TTTATGAATCACAAAATATCGAGTCTCTTAATTTTCAAAATATTCGCGTTTATTTTGATGAGTCTTTAGTAAAAATTCTAATTAATGTAGTTGAAGCTGCGCATTCTTTGGCCCAAACTGTAACTAGTGAAAGGGGTGTTTATGGCGAGAAAGGCAAAGGTGCTGTAGAAGCAACTATTAATTCGTTAGTTCAAAAATGAAGTTACGCCACCACACCTTTAACAGCACTTGATCTCTCTGCTGAACTTTTATATTCATTTCTAACCCGACACAAATTTCATAACGGCAATAAGCGAACTGCGCTACTTACAGCTATTATTTTTTTGGAAGTTTGCGGCTTTTTTATTAAAATTGACCCCCGGAAAGGTTATTTAAAAGATTGGGAGCATTATGTAATCAAAATTGTTGAAGATACTAAAAATTTATCTGAGGAAGAACAAATTAGCGAAATAGTTAAGTGATTTGAAAAACAAATTTTATTATCTTTTACAGTTAGTTAA